The following proteins come from a genomic window of Lycium ferocissimum isolate CSIRO_LF1 chromosome 4, AGI_CSIRO_Lferr_CH_V1, whole genome shotgun sequence:
- the LOC132054133 gene encoding uncharacterized protein LOC132054133 yields MANLSKREFVALNISGKSYLYTIKDKYQASNQNRGKAMIFLCHHLEESLKMEYLTVKDLHFKSNCAYNSAMFKIISQLKLYSENITDHDMLEKIFSTFPASSMLMQQQYREMRFKKYSELISHLLVAEQHNELLMKNHESRPTGIVPFPEVNEANFHHSKRGRGRGPSCGHGRGRGRNFNHDSRLAPNNTLHHQQCKKKDEKHEVVQKKDSENKCYRCGGKRHH; encoded by the exons atGGCGAATCTTTCTAAACGTGAATTTGTTGCCTTGAATATATCTGGCAAAAGCTACCTGT ACACCATCAAAGATAAATATCAGGCATCAAATCAAAACCGTGGCAAGGCAATGATATTCCTCTGCCATCACCTTGAAGAGAgcttgaaaatggaatatctcaCTGTTAAAGATCTTCATTTTAAATCTAACTGTGCGTATAATTCCGccatgtttaaaattatttctcaGTTGAAATTATATAGTGAAAATATCACTGATCATGATATGCTGGAGAAAATATTCTCCACTTTTCCTGCCTCGAGTATGCTCATGCAGCAGCAATACCGAGAAATGAGGTTCAAGAAATATTCTGAACTAATTTCACATCTTCTAGTGGCTGAACAACATAATGAActattaatgaaaaatcatgaaagccGACCTACTGGTATTGTCCCATTCCCTGAAGTAAATGAAGCAAATTTTCACCATTCTAAGCGTGGAAGAGGTCGTGGCCCCAGTTGTGGTCATGGTCGTGGTCGAGGAAGAAATTTTAATCATGATTCTCGTCTTGCACCAAATAATACCCTTCACCACCAGCAGTGTAAAAAGaaggatgaaaagcatgaagtTGTGCAAAAGAAAGATTCAGAAAATAAATGTTACCGATGTGGAGGAAAGAGGCACCACTGA